The following are from one region of the Salvia hispanica cultivar TCC Black 2014 chromosome 1, UniMelb_Shisp_WGS_1.0, whole genome shotgun sequence genome:
- the LOC125199077 gene encoding protein FAR1-RELATED SEQUENCE 5-like: MENIDRLGSTSTNSEVEDGLGSTSTGSIMDDLTNPGGSLFDTDSDSDLEPELDNTTVEVSYLPDCPSQLKPYVGQIFPKLDDATEFYNKYARYVGFDTRKHGSKKEGDLVTWLYVVCSREGEKKNKMQGHESKRRRSSRKCFCKSKIGIKFSKGIGYVVKQFEEKHNHDMVEGRHRRFMRLNRNIDLMHQKFILDCASANIGPTLTFKLLNEVLGGLDYVGCTVVEVRNYRRDLRAFTRGADAQMILNEMSRKKENCPAFTYDFEVNSKDRLTRLFWCDPIAKKNFHLYGDIVSFDTTYSTNRYCMIFAPFTGKDNHGRPVTFGAGLLSKENADSFSWLFERFVKCMGSAPKLIITDQDLGMKVVVERVLVDTRHRWCMWHIMFKVVEKLPKSQLGNEDLKKELNSCVWSELIEPEEFEESWNNVMEKYGLKDNEWFTSMFDSRKYWVPAYFRDFPMSSLIKTTSISESQNIFFKRYSKSRSNLVEFLMYYNNALDGQRSNNNRLEYLDFNTIPTLKTNSALEKHASTIYSDSGFKLIQSEIEEAVDNVTMVTVSTVGENEIYVLNDKFSKNWTVSYSISCDSYACGCKMFERLGLVCSHIFWILRNKKLKLVPDELHGGRWLKSKFVKPVHFGFDDNIESFIAVDETKQEYRDMHADFYDIARLIEGDGDKIRAFRHIMAEGRKRKVPSEIEVHPPDVVSTKGSGRRLSRLEKEIRELSKPGRKCGKCGEIGQHDSRNCDKIQELKKKKKRKQQC, translated from the exons ATGGAGAATATCGACCGATTAGGATCTACATCAACAAATTCCGAGGTTGAAGACGGATTAGGATCTACTTCAACTGGATCGATTATGGATGATCTTACTAATCCAGGAGGATCTCTTTTTGACACGGATTCTGATTCAGATTTAGAGCCAGAATTAGATAATACCACAGTTGAAG TGTCATACCTACCTGACTGTCCATCCCAACTAAAGCCCTATGTAGGACAGATTTTTCCTAAACTTGATGATGCTACCGAGTTCTATAATAAGTATGCACGGTATGTTGGGTTTGACACTCGTAAACATGGATCAAAGAAGGAGGGGGATCTTGTCACATGGTTATATGTTGTGTGTAGTAGAGAAGgtgagaagaaaaataaaatgcaaggGCATGAGTCAAAACGAAGACGATCTTCTAGGAAGTGTTTTTGCAAGTCTAAAATTGGGATTAAGTTTTCTAAGGGAATTGGTTATGTTGTCAAACAGTTTGaagaaaaacataatcatGATATGGTTGAGGGACGCCATAGGCGATTCATGAGGCTGAATCGCAACATTGATCTAATGCATCAGAAATTTATATTAGATTGTGCAAGTGCAAACATAGGTCCTACGTTGACTTTTAAGTTGCTGAATGAGGTTCTTGGTGGGCTGGATTATGTTGGGTGTACGGTTGTAGAAGTTCGAAACTATAGGCGCGACTTGAGAGCATTTACTCGTGGGGCAGATGCACAGATGATACTTAATGAAATGAGCCGAAAGAAGGAGAATTGTCCGGCATTCACTTATGATTTTGAGGTGAACTCCAAAGATAGGCTCACTCGTCTTTTCTGGTGTGATCCCATTGCTAAGAAGAATTTCCATCTCTACGGTGATATAGTATCGTTTGACACAACCTATTCAACTAATAG GTACTGCATGATATTTGCACCGTTCACAGGAAAAGACAACCATGGAAGACCTGTAACATTTGGTGCAGGCTTATTATCTAAGGAAAATGCCGATTCTTTCTCATGGTTGTTTGAACGTTTTGTCAAATGCATGGGTTCTGCACCAAAATTGATCATTACTGATCAGGATTTGGGAATGAAGGTTGTTGTGGAAAGAGTCCTTGTTGATACAAGACATCGATGGTGCATGTGGCACATCATGTTTAAAGTTGTGGAAAAGTTACCAAAGAGTCAACTTGGTAATGAAGATTTGAAAAAGGAGTTAAATAGTTGTGTTTGGTCTGAGTTGATAGAGCCTGAAGAATTTGAAGAATCCTGGAATAATGTAATGGAAAAATATGGGCTTAAGGACAATGAGTGGTTTACCTCTATGTTTGACTCACGAAAATATTGG GTTCCTGCATATTTTAGGGATTTTCCAATGAGTTCACTGATAAAGACCACATCTATATCTGAATCTCAGAACATATTCTTCAAGAGGTACTCCAAGTCTCGATCTAATCTTGTTGAATTTCTTATGTATTACAACAATGCATTGGATGGTCAAAGGAGCAACAATAATAGGCTTGAATACTTGGATTTTAACACAATTCCAACTTTGAAAACAAATTCGGCTCTTGAGAAGCATGCATCAACAATTTATAGTGACAGTGGTTTCAAACTAATTCAGAGTGAGATTGAGGAAGCAGTCGATAATGTCACCATGGTGACAGTGTCAACCGTTGGTGAGAATGAGATTTATGTGTTGAATGATAAGTTCTCAAAGAACTGGACAGTTTCATACTCAATTTCTTGTGATTCATATGCATGTGGTTGTAAGATGTTTGAGAGGCTTGGGCTCGTTTGCAGTCACATATTTTGGATCttgagaaacaaaaaattgaagttagTCCCTGATGAGTTACATGGAGGACGCTGGTTGAAGTCTAAATTTGTCAAGCCTGTGCATTTTGGTTTTGATGATAATATTGAGTCATTTATTGCTGTGGATGAGACGAAGCAGGAATACAGGGATATGCATGCAGATTTTTATGATATCGCACGACTTATAGAGGGAGATGGTGATAAAATTCGTGCATTTAGACATATTATGGCTGAAGGGAGAAAAAGAA AAGTCCCTAGTG